A region from the Malus domestica chromosome 07, GDT2T_hap1 genome encodes:
- the LOC103434525 gene encoding serine/arginine-rich splicing factor RS2Z33-like isoform X3: MKRDFAFVEFSDPRDADDARYSLNGRDVDGSRIIVEFARGAPRGPGGSREYLGRGPPPGSGRCFNCGLDGHWARDCKAGDWKNKCYRCGERGHIERNCQNSPKKTTKRGRSLSRSPSPRRGRSRSRSYSRDHSYSRSRSPVRGERSLERRSRSPHDSRSPKRRRGSPPLSKGRKHDRTPEGRSPQERGSLSPQDRRSDDSRSPRAKSRSPINDVEGDSNGDRKHRSPVEENSRSRSPSPVRRSDDEDIPGSPRGSESPA, encoded by the exons ATGAAGCGCGACTTTGCCTTTGTT GAATTTAGTGACCCCCGGGATGCTGATGATGCAAGATATAGCCTGAACGGTCGTGATGTTGATGGGAGCCGGATAATTGTGGAATTTGCCAGGGGG GCACCACGTGGTCCTGGTGGATCTCGGGAGTATCTTGGGAGAGGCCCTCCTCCAGGATCAGGGCGCTGTTTTAATTGTGGGCTGGATGGACACTGGGCTCGAGATTGCAAGGCTGGAGACTGGAAGAATAAGTGTTATCGTTGTGGGGAACGAGGCCACATTGAAAGAAATTGTCAGAATAGTCCAAAGAAAACAACTAA ACGTGGGCGTAGTCTCTCACGTTCACCAAGTCCAAGGCGGGGTAGAAGTCGAAGCCGTAGCTACAGCAGGGATCATAGTTACAG CCGTTCCCGCTCACCCGTGAGGGGAGAACGGAGTTTGGAGAGAAGATCAAGGAGTCCTCATGACAGCCGGAGCCCTAAGCGTCGCAGGGGTTCACCACCACTCTCCAAGGGGAGGAAGCATGATAGAACTCCCGAAGGGAGGAGCCCACAAGAGCGGGGTAGCCTCTCCCCGCAGGATCGCAGATCTGACGACAGTAGGAGTCCCAGGGCAAAGAGCAGAAGCCCTATAAATGATGTTGAAGGCGACAGCAATGGAGATAGGAAGCATAGAAGCCCTGTTGAAGAAAACAGCCGCAGCCGCAGCCCAAGCCCTGTCCGCAGGAGTGATGATGAAGACATCCCTGGTTCCCCGAGAGGCAGTGAATCACCAGCTTAA
- the LOC108170311 gene encoding uncharacterized mitochondrial protein AtMg00810-like, with protein sequence MEHPQGFQSSIHPSNYVCKLQKSLYGLKQAHRAWNERFTSSDPQLVSDVIAYLIKEFDMKDLRVLNYFLGLQIQYTSDGLLVSQSKYTKELIDKVDLQDCKPCATPYLPYHRLLKDDGRPYHSPDQYRSIVGALQYLTFTRPNIAFSVNQACQFMHNPMESHVTAVKRIIRYLKGTSEYGIQFQSGTIYLQSYSEADWAGDPNDKRSTFGFIVFLGSNPILWALNNAFKREREEQNLASCKWLMLQNPLNWKPNLRSQNF encoded by the exons ATGGAACATCCTCAAGGCTTTCAAAGTTCTATTCATCCCTCCAATTatgtatgcaagcttcaaaaatCCCTATATGGTCTGAAACAAGCTCATCGAGCTTGGAATGAACGGTTCACAA GCAGTGATCCTCAATTGGTTTCTGATGTTATTGCATATCTCATAAAGGAATTTGACATGAAGGATTTGAGAGTTTTGAACTACTTCTTAGGGTTACAGATTCAATATACTTCTGATGGCTTATTGGTCTCTCAATCAAAATATACAAAGGAGTTAATTGACAaagttgatcttcaagattgcaaACCTTGTGCTACTCCTTATCTTCCCTATCACAGATTGCTAAAAGATGATGGGAGACCTTATCACAGTCCTGACCAGTATCGAAGTATTGTTGGAGCACTGCAATATCTCACGTTTACTCGACCTAATATAGCATTTTCAGTTAATCAAGCTTGTCAGTTTATGCACAATCCTATGGAATCACATGTTACTGCAGTAAAAAGAATAATTAGGTATCTCAAAGGCACTTCGGAGTATGGTATTCAATTTCAATCAGGAACAATCTATCTACAATCATATAGTGAAGCAGATTGGGCTGGAGATCCAAATGACAAAAGGTCTACATTTGGTTTCATTGTGTTTCTTGGTTCCAATCCAATTTTGTGGGCTTTGAACAATGCTTTCAAGAGAGAGCGGGAGGAACAAAATCTTGCTTCTTGCAAATGGTTGATGCTGCAAAATCCCTTAAATTGGAAACCAAATCTGAGATCTCAAAATTTCTAA
- the LOC103408781 gene encoding histone H4-like: MTGRGKGGKGLGKGGAKRHRKVLRDNIQGITKPAIRRLARRGGVKRISGLIYEETRGVLKIFLENVIRDAVTYTEHARRKTVTAMDVVYALKRQGRTLYGFGG, from the coding sequence ATGACTGGGCGTGGAAAGGGAGGAAAAGGTCTGGGAAAGGGAGGAGCAAAACGTCACCGTAAGGTCCTCCGCGACAACATCCAGGGGATCACAAAGCCGGCCATCCGCCGTTTGGCTCGCAGGGGCGGCGTGAAGCGTATCAGCGGTCTGATCTACGAGGAGACACGTGGAGTGCTCAAGATCTTTTTGGAGAACGTCATCAGAGACGCCGTGACCTACACCGAGCACGCTCGCCGCAAGACCGTGACGGCCATGGATGTGGTCTACGCGCTCAAAAGGCAGGGCAGGACCCTGTACGGGTtcggtggctag
- the LOC103434525 gene encoding serine/arginine-rich splicing factor RS2Z33-like isoform X2 → MPRHDDRHGGSRLYVGRLSSRTRSRELEDVFSRYGRVRDVDMKRDFAFVEFSDPRDADDARYSLNGRDVDGSRIIVEFARGAPRGPGGSREYLGRGPPPGSGRCFNCGLDGHWARDCKAGDWKNKCYRCGERGHIERNCQNSPKKTTKRGRSLSRSPSPRRGRSRSRSYSRDHSYSRSRSPVRGERSLERRSRSPHDSRSPKRRRGSPPLSKGRKHDRTPEGRSPQERGSLSPQDRRSDDSRSPRAKSRSPINDVEGDSNGDRKHRSPVEENSRSRSPSPVRRSDDEDIPGSPRGSESPA, encoded by the exons ATGCCTCGTCATGATGACCGCCATGGTGGTTCACGGCTCTATGTTGGCCGCTTGTCATCTCGGACAAGATCACGCGAACTTGAAGACGTATTCAGCAGATATGGAAG AGTACGTGATGTGGATATGAAGCGCGACTTTGCCTTTGTT GAATTTAGTGACCCCCGGGATGCTGATGATGCAAGATATAGCCTGAACGGTCGTGATGTTGATGGGAGCCGGATAATTGTGGAATTTGCCAGGGGG GCACCACGTGGTCCTGGTGGATCTCGGGAGTATCTTGGGAGAGGCCCTCCTCCAGGATCAGGGCGCTGTTTTAATTGTGGGCTGGATGGACACTGGGCTCGAGATTGCAAGGCTGGAGACTGGAAGAATAAGTGTTATCGTTGTGGGGAACGAGGCCACATTGAAAGAAATTGTCAGAATAGTCCAAAGAAAACAACTAA ACGTGGGCGTAGTCTCTCACGTTCACCAAGTCCAAGGCGGGGTAGAAGTCGAAGCCGTAGCTACAGCAGGGATCATAGTTACAG CCGTTCCCGCTCACCCGTGAGGGGAGAACGGAGTTTGGAGAGAAGATCAAGGAGTCCTCATGACAGCCGGAGCCCTAAGCGTCGCAGGGGTTCACCACCACTCTCCAAGGGGAGGAAGCATGATAGAACTCCCGAAGGGAGGAGCCCACAAGAGCGGGGTAGCCTCTCCCCGCAGGATCGCAGATCTGACGACAGTAGGAGTCCCAGGGCAAAGAGCAGAAGCCCTATAAATGATGTTGAAGGCGACAGCAATGGAGATAGGAAGCATAGAAGCCCTGTTGAAGAAAACAGCCGCAGCCGCAGCCCAAGCCCTGTCCGCAGGAGTGATGATGAAGACATCCCTGGTTCCCCGAGAGGCAGTGAATCACCAGCTTAA
- the LOC103434525 gene encoding serine/arginine-rich splicing factor RS2Z33-like isoform X1, translating to MKIYLGTMPRHDDRHGGSRLYVGRLSSRTRSRELEDVFSRYGRVRDVDMKRDFAFVEFSDPRDADDARYSLNGRDVDGSRIIVEFARGAPRGPGGSREYLGRGPPPGSGRCFNCGLDGHWARDCKAGDWKNKCYRCGERGHIERNCQNSPKKTTKRGRSLSRSPSPRRGRSRSRSYSRDHSYSRSRSPVRGERSLERRSRSPHDSRSPKRRRGSPPLSKGRKHDRTPEGRSPQERGSLSPQDRRSDDSRSPRAKSRSPINDVEGDSNGDRKHRSPVEENSRSRSPSPVRRSDDEDIPGSPRGSESPA from the exons ATGAAAATTTATTTGG GTACAATGCCTCGTCATGATGACCGCCATGGTGGTTCACGGCTCTATGTTGGCCGCTTGTCATCTCGGACAAGATCACGCGAACTTGAAGACGTATTCAGCAGATATGGAAG AGTACGTGATGTGGATATGAAGCGCGACTTTGCCTTTGTT GAATTTAGTGACCCCCGGGATGCTGATGATGCAAGATATAGCCTGAACGGTCGTGATGTTGATGGGAGCCGGATAATTGTGGAATTTGCCAGGGGG GCACCACGTGGTCCTGGTGGATCTCGGGAGTATCTTGGGAGAGGCCCTCCTCCAGGATCAGGGCGCTGTTTTAATTGTGGGCTGGATGGACACTGGGCTCGAGATTGCAAGGCTGGAGACTGGAAGAATAAGTGTTATCGTTGTGGGGAACGAGGCCACATTGAAAGAAATTGTCAGAATAGTCCAAAGAAAACAACTAA ACGTGGGCGTAGTCTCTCACGTTCACCAAGTCCAAGGCGGGGTAGAAGTCGAAGCCGTAGCTACAGCAGGGATCATAGTTACAG CCGTTCCCGCTCACCCGTGAGGGGAGAACGGAGTTTGGAGAGAAGATCAAGGAGTCCTCATGACAGCCGGAGCCCTAAGCGTCGCAGGGGTTCACCACCACTCTCCAAGGGGAGGAAGCATGATAGAACTCCCGAAGGGAGGAGCCCACAAGAGCGGGGTAGCCTCTCCCCGCAGGATCGCAGATCTGACGACAGTAGGAGTCCCAGGGCAAAGAGCAGAAGCCCTATAAATGATGTTGAAGGCGACAGCAATGGAGATAGGAAGCATAGAAGCCCTGTTGAAGAAAACAGCCGCAGCCGCAGCCCAAGCCCTGTCCGCAGGAGTGATGATGAAGACATCCCTGGTTCCCCGAGAGGCAGTGAATCACCAGCTTAA